CACGCATCGAGTCTAGACTCGCCTGCCAGTGCATTATCCAAGAAGATGATGCCGTTATCGAGGTCTTGGTCCCCGACCAAGCCCGCATTATTGGACATGAACACTAAATTGAGATATCATGAGTTTTGAACTTGACCTTCCTATCCATTGGACCGATTATGAAGATATCGCCATGGGCCTTTATGATAAATTTGGAGACGATTTTACCGAGTCTAAAATTTATCGCATCCGCTTTACAGACCTCATCGAATGGGTGCTGGACCTGCCCAACTTTGTGGGCAAACGCGAAGATTGTAATGAGGGCCACCTCGAGCAAATTCAAGCAAAATGGGTCTACGAATGGAGAGATAACCAATAAAATAAAAAAGGCTACAGCTATTCGCTGTGGCCTTTTCTGCCCATTTAGCACTCCTCTGATTGATAAAAAATACAATTATGGATAAACGCATTCCAGTAACTATTATTACGGGCTTTTTGGGCAGCGGAAAAACGACCCTGCTCAACGAACTCATCCAACGCTATCCCGAGAAAAAGCTCGCCATTATTGAAAATGAATTTGGCGAATTAGGCATCGACCAAGATTTGGTGGTCCGTGGAGAAGACCAAATCTTTGAACTCTCTAATGGCTGTATTTGCTGCAGCCTCAATGATGAATTGGTCGATACCCTGGCCAAACTCCTCAATGGAAATTACGAATTTGACCAGCTCGTTATTGAAACCACTGGCATAGCCGAACCCGATGCTATCGCCGCCGCCTTTGTGGCCGATGCCTCGGTCCAAGCCTATTTTCAACTAGATGCGGTCATCTGCCTAGCCGATGCCCAATATACCCTAGACAGCCTAGCAGAAAGAGAAGAAGCCAAACGCCAACTCGCCTTTGCCGACCTCATTTTGCTCAATAAAAAGTCTAGCGTTTCCGCAGAACAATTGGAACAAACCAAAGCAGGCCTCAAAAAGCTCAACCCCCTAGCCGAAATCATTGAGGCCGATTATGGCAAAACAGAACGCAATCTTTTGGACCTACAAGCCTATGCTTTTGCTACGGTAGAAGAAAAACTCAAGGCCCAACATCAACCCAAAGCTTGCAGCCATGGCAGCCATCATCACCATCATCATGAGCAAGGCGAATTAGTGACGCATAGCTTTATTTTTGACCAGCCCTTTGACCTGCTCAAGCTTCGGCATTGGCTGCAAGTACTGCTCATGCTACAAGGAGAAGGCATTTATCGAGTGAAGGGCGTCCTTTGGGTGCAATGGCAGGATAAAAAAATGGTCCTGCAATCGGTCCGAAAATCTTTTGCCCTCCAATTGGGCGAGGACTGGCCCGAAGGCAAACCCCGCCAAAGCCGAATTGTCTTTATTGGCAAAAATCTACGCAAGGATATTCTAGAGAAAAGCCTCAAACAATTGCTGGCCCTAGAAACTAGCTTTTAAATAGAAAAGGCCCAGAACTCGATGTTCTGGGCCTTTCTTTTGGATGGAGCAGGGCGCGAAGCGCCCGCAGGCTGAGCTGCCGAAGCAGGGCCGCCGAAGGCGGCAGACCAAAGCGCTGAAAGCGCTGCAGGGCCGAGCAAACCTGCGAGCTGCGAAGGGAGCGACCCGACCGATAATTCATGAGGGTTTTAACCCTCATTTTGTAGCGCTTCGCAAAGCGATACCGCTTTGCGCTGGGTTTCAAGCCGGCGGAGGGGCAGCCCCAAAAAAAGATCCTAAGCCTCCTTCATCGCACGGAAATGCTCATAGAAATAAGGCAAGGTTTCGATCCCTTTGAAGTAATTAAATACCCCAAAATGCTCATTGGGCGAGTGAATGGCGTCGGTGTCTAGACCAAAGCCCATCATGACCGTTTTGGCGCCTAAAATCTCCTCAAAAAGAGCCACAATCGGAATACTTCCGCCCGCTCTGAGGGGAATGGGCCGCTTGCCAAAGGTTTGCTCATAGGCCTTGGCCGCCGCCTGAAACTCAATGCCATCGGTGGGCGTCAAAACAGGCTCTCCACCATGATGAGGAGTCACCACCACCTTGACCGAAGCAGGCGCAAGGGCCTCAAAATGCTTTTTAAATAGGGCCGTGATTTGCTCAGAACTTTGGTTGGGCACCAAACGCATAGAAATTTTGGCATAGGCTTTTGAAGGCAAAACCGTTTTGGCTCCTTCACCAATATAACCGCCCCAAATACCGTTCACATCAAGGGTTGGGCGAATAGAAGCCCGCTCCATAGTCGAGAATCCAGCCTCTCCAGCCACCTCATCAATGCCCAATTTAGCCTTATAATCAGCCAAATCGAAAGGCGCCTTGGCCATAGCCTCCCGCTCTTCCGCAGAGACCTCCAAAACATCATCATAAAAGCCCTCTACCGTAATTCGGCCCTCCTCATCTTGCAAAGAAGCAATCATTTTAGCCAAAATATTGATAGGATTAGCCACAGCGCCCCCATAAGTGCCCGAATGCAAATCGCGATTTGGACCCGTCACTTCCACTTCCACATAGCTCAATCCACGCAAACCAGAAGTCATAGAAGGACTCTCATTGCCCAACATAGAAGTATCGGAAATCAGGATGACATCACAGGCCAAACGCTCCTGATTTTCACGCATAAAAGGACCCAAATTTGGCGAACCAACTTCCTCTTCGCCCTCTAGCATAAACTTGATATTGCAATACATTTTTTGCTCCCGCATCATGTACTCAAACGCCTTGACATGCATGTACATCTGCCCCTTATCATCACAGGCTCCACGGGCAAAAATAGCCCCCTCAGGATGACGGTCAGTGGTCTTAATAATGGGCTCAAAAGGTCCAGATTCCCAAAGCTCAATGGGGTCGGGCGGCTGCACATCATAATGGCCATAGACCAAAACCGTAGGCCAGCTGGGGTCCATAATTTTCTCGGCATAAACAATGGGATGGCCCGCTGTGGGACAAATTTCCACGCTATCCACTCCCGCCTCTAAGAGCTTGATTTTCAAAAACTCCGCAGCCGAAAGCATATCTTTTTTATATGCAGAATCGGCACTCACTGAAGGAATCCGCAAAAGAGCCATCAACTCCTCTAACAAACGGTCCTTATCCTTTTCAATAAATTGTTTTACAGACATAAGTTGTTGTTGTTTTTCTATTTTTTTTGGGGCTGCCCCTTCCGCCGGGTTAAAACCCAGCGCAAAGCGGTATCGCTTTGCGAAGCAATACAAAATGAGGGTTAAAACCCTCATGAATTATCGGTCGGGTCGGGCTGTGTCGCAGCTCGCTGATCGCTCGGCCCTGCGCTTTTTCGCTACGCTCAAAAGCTAGGTCTGGCCTTCGGCCACTGCTGTCCATCCCTCAGCCTGCGGGCGCTTCGCGCCCTGTCCCCTGCAATTGGACCAATTAGGCCTTCACAAAGACAATATTATCCGAGTCTTCCCCCTTCCGCTGAAGGTAATCTTCTACCGAGCTATTTAGCCGCTCCAAATGGCCCGACGAGCAGATAATATGGGGAAAATAAGCCAGCTCCGCCAAAAGTGATTGGGCCGCCAAATGCGGAGCATTATCGCGGCTAGCGGCCAAATACTCCATAGCAATTTTGGGCGAATGAGCGCTCAAAAACGCCTTGGCCCCAGCCAAAACCTCATATTCGGCCCCTTCCACATCAATTTTAATTAATTTGGGCCGAAAAGCGCTGGGCTGCAGGTAATCATCTAGGCAAACGGCCTCAATATCGTGCACCTTGGGCGGGTCTTGGGCAAACCAATCTTCGCCTTCAAACTGCTCTAAATGTAGGCTGTTATACTCAGAATGTTTGTTGCTAAACTCATAAAATTTTAGGATAGCCGCTTTTTGGGCCACTGCCTTATTATTCGGCTTCAGTTGAGGAAGCTCGGTGGCATTTTGGGCCAAAATTCTAAAGGTGGTCGAGGCCGCCTCAAAGGCTTGTACCTGGCCCTTGGGCCCCACCAAATGAGCGGCCAGCAGACTAAAGTAGCCATAATGCGCCCCTATATCCAAAAACTGATCTTCGGCCTTTAGCTCTTGGATGAGCCAACGAGCTAGGCGAATTTCAGAATCATGCGTTTTTCCTCCCGTCAGATAAATATCCAAACTAGCGGGCAGCAGCAACTGCATCTTTTGGCCCCAGAAGGTATCGGCTTGCACCGCCCATTCTCCCTTTGGAAAAAGCCGTCTGCGCAATTGGGCCAAAATATAGCCCAAAGGACGTTTTTGCAGGCGTTTCCATTTGCTAGCTTGGGCCAAATTGGCCACTTCTTGCAATTGTTCTAGAATGTTCATTGCGCTATTTCTCTTGGGGGTAAGCAGCAAAGGCAGAAATCTCGACCCGTACATCCTTGGGCAGACGGCTCACTTGCACGGCCTCTCTAGCCGGAGGCGCAATGCCTTCAAAATAGCTAGCATAAACCTCATTGATGGCCGCATAATCATTCATATCCTTCATGAAGATGCTACATTTTACGAGCTGTTCTGGACCAAGACCAGCTTCGGCCAGTACCGCCAGCATATTATTCATTACCTGTTTGGTCTCCTCTTGGATCGTTCCATGCACCTTAAGTTCTTGAGTAGCGGGATCAATCGCAATTTGGCCAGAAAGAAACAAAAAGCCATTGGCCGCAACGGCTTGGCTATAGGGGCCCACTGCCGCAGGCGCTTGATCGGTATGGATAATTTTTTTCATTTTCTTAGTTATCATTGGTAGAAGCGAAAGATAAGGAAGTTGAGGCAAGCTGCAAAAGTTTTTGGTCCAGATAGGCGGCAAAGCCGCCTGCGAGCGAAGACTTGGCTCAATAGGCTTTTTTCGCTAGGTTAAAACCCAGCGCAACAAAGGTATCGCTTTGCGATGACTTATAAATGAGGGTTGAAACCCTCATGAATTTAGCGGCCGCCCCAAATTGAAGGGCGGCCGCGGGCCCCAAAGCAAAAAAAAGAGGACCGTAGTCCTCCCTTTTCTTATCTAATTTGTGGTTCGAGCCAGCGTTTGAAACGCTTTTCCTGTTCCTCCGTCATCTTCTCTTTAATCTTGAAGACATGTTTTTTCATCATTTTGATTTTGGCGATTTCGGTCTCCAAAGTCATTTCCTTGTAATTGCCTTCGCCATCGGGGCGGAGAATGCGAATTTCTAGCGGGTCGCCTACTTTGAGGCCCTGCATATAGGCAAATAGGATAGCCGAAGCAGTTTTGGGCGTAAAGCTTTTATCGTTCCAAGACAGGATCACATCGCCATTTTTGAGGCCCATATATTTGCTCCCAAACTCATCGAGTTTTTCGGCTTTGGCCATATAAAAACGGCCAAGTGTATCGGTGCGGAGAGCGCCATTTTCTAGCCCGCCTAGGGGAGACATTTCTAGCACAGGGGCCTCCTTAAAGTACTCTACGCCATAAGGCTCTAGAAACTTATTATAATCCAGCATTTCAGTACCTTCCACATACTTATCAAAGAACTTTTGGAGCTGCGGAAAGCCTGTAATTTCGATAATTTTATCGTAGAGCTCTACATCTTGGAAAGGATTATCTTGGCCATAATAGGCAGAGAGATCGCGAAGGAGCATCGTTAGATCGTATTGTCCTTCCGAGAGGCGAATCAGTTCTAGGTCAAAGCACATAGCCGTTAGTGCCCCCTTATAATAGATATTATTGTATTGGCTATTAAAGCCTTTTTCGAGGCACTTCTTACTCATTTCGGCTAGGGGAATACCCGCCTTATAGCGAGTAGAAGTTTGCACCTTTTCGCAGAGTTTGTCCATAAACTCCTCCTGTGTTTTCAGGCCATAGCGGCACTGCATATGGTGGGCCATATACTCCACCACCCCTTCATACAGCCAAAGATGCTTAGACATTTTGGGGTTCATATAATTAAAATTGTAAATCTCCTCTGATTGGATATAGAGAGGCGTTACAATATGGAAAAACTCATGAGAGGCAATGTTTACCACCAGCTCGCCAATGCGATCTACTTTTTCCTCGGCTAGGCAGAACATAGAAGAGCGGGGATGCTCTAGGGCACCAATAGAGCCCGAGGGGTAGCCATTGGGCGAAAGGTAGATCAGAAAATGGTAGCGATCTACGGGAAGCATATTGCCCAAATATTTATTTTGGGCCTCTAGCATAGGGCGGATTTTATCGGCAATATCTTTAGCCGTTGCCTTTTTATTGGGCGAGTAGACCGAAATTTGGATATCTCCATAGCCCAATTTAAAATTGACCGTATCGGGATTACTGTAGAGAATGGGCGCATCGACTAGGTCGCCATAATCAGATGCGCGAAAAATATCGGTATCAAAATCGCCACCCGTTCTGCGCAAAGACGTACTGGCATAAAAATCATTGGGGCGATTGAAGGTCAGTTCAAACTTAAGTTTCTCTTTATCCTCAAAAAAGCCAAAGAGTCCGTTATTATTGATAAAAAAGACCTTACCTGCCTCAAAGTTGGTACAGGCGGGCTCAAAGAGGGGCTCTTTTAGTTTGGCATCCCAGATATCTTCTACCAGATAGGTAATTTTTTCTAGGCGTTTGGCTTTTTTGATTTTCCAGGTATTCTTATCAATACGATTCACCTTGAGTTTTTTGCCTCGGCTATCAAAGGCTTCTAGGTTATTGATAAACTGGCCGTAATCATGAATTTCGTAAGTTCCGGGAATGATTCGGGGAAAGTAGAAAGTCACCTCATCTTTGGGGACCGAACTAGGCACCTGCAGGCTTACCTTTACTTGGTCCGCAATGACTTCATTGAGGTCTACTTCGTACTTATAAATATCATCATCTTGCGCCATTAGGCCCAGACTCCCAAAAAAGAGCAATAGGGCAGTAAAGAGCTTGTTCATAAAAATTTGTTTTTAGTGAATGGAGCATCCATTCAGACAAAATTAGGTATGTTATAGGTCTGTTAATAGAGGAGATAAGAAGTCAAATAAAATACTAAAACTGGGCTATATCTCTTGGCTTTTTCGCCTAAAGCTTTAGTTTTTTAGACTGAGTTAGGTTCCTCTTCTTTTAGCTAGGCAATTAATAAACCAAAATTAACCGCATTTAGGACAAAAGCGCCAAGCGTTTAAAGAGGAAGTAGAGGTTGAGGTTGAGTTCGGCCTGAACGTCAAAGACTTGCCCATTAATGTATAAAATCTGTTTTTTCAGTTGCAGCTCGGCTTGTAGGCTAAAGCGGGCGCTACGGCCTTGGCTCATTGATTGCCGCCAATATAGGCCTTTGGGCGTAAGAATAAACCCTCTGCGGCCCAATTGTCGCATAGAGGGGTCTAAAAAGAAGAGAAGTTCTTCTTGGCCTAGGGCCGAAAAGAATTTTCGGCCAGCTGTTTTCAGTTTTTTGGGCCAATCTATGGCCTGCCAACTATGAGCATAGGGCAATTTATCGCTTTGTAGGTAATTGGCGATTAATGTCCTGAGGTTACAGCTTTCGCCTCTTTGCATTTGTTGGTAGCTCTGTAGGCTTTGAGGCAGGGCTTGGGGCAGCTGCTCTCGACCTTCTTGCAAAAAGTAGGCTTCGGCCCAAGTTCTAAACTGCCAATCTATTTCTTCACTAATGGCCCGAAGTTCTTCTTGCTGGCTGGGGTCTTGTTGCTCTATCCAGTAGGCCAATTGCAAGAGGCGCTCTTCTAAATAGCGTAGCCGAAAGCCATCTTCTTGGCCCAAATCCACGGCCTTTAGGCCCAAATCCCGCCCTTCTTGCTGCATATATAAGAAAAAGGCCCCTTTGAGCTGCTGAGGCAGCCGGGCCAAATCTCTAAAATCTATGGGCCATTGCATGCCCCCGCAGAGTGAACAAAAACGACTGCGGGCGGGCAATTCGGCCTGACAATGTATGCAGCTTTGCGCCATAATTCTCTTTAGGGCATTTTAGCAATAGCCTGCTGTAGGTCCTCATATCCTTTTTTGAGGTGCAGGTCTTCGGTTAAATGTTCGGCCAAAAATTGGGCGTATTCTTCGGCCTTGGGTTTTTCGCCTCGATAATAAGCAATATGGGCCAAATTGAGGTAAGACATGGCTTTTTCGGCCTTTCTGCGCATCCCCAAATCAATGGCTTGCAACAATTGCTGCTCGCCTTTTTCCAAAAGCGCAAAGCGCTCTTTTTGGTCCAGCCCTTTTTCTTGGCTCTTATAAATGGCGATTAGGCCCTGACAAAAAAAGTAGTAGGCCCGATGAGAAGCCAATAACCAATCAACTTTATGCGTGGCCGCCAAGTACTTTTCTGCCTGCTCTATTTTGCCCGCTTTCAAAGCAAAAAGCGCCCCATTGATATGACCAAATAGAAAATAACCCAAAAGCAGCAAAATGGCAAATCCCCAACTCAAAATACTCACAGTAGGCCCAAAATCTAATAGCATGGCCACAATCCCCGCCGCAAATAGCGAGAAGATGAGGATAAAACGCAATCTCGGATTAAAAAACATATACTTTATTTTATCGGCGTTTTCCTCCTCTTTTCATATAGCCTTGCATCTGCCCTTTCATGCCACCACGTCCGCCTTTCATGGCCTGCCGCTGCATCTGATGCTGCCCTTTCAACATCAAATCAATCTCTTTGATGTTCTCTTTGACCTGCGGATTGTTGATGTTCAATTTCTTGGCCGTCTCCAAGTACTCTTTCATTTTCATCACATAAGGGCGACGTTGCGTTTCCGTGGTCATTTTTTGCGCATACATGCCCTGCACATTAATGAGCTGTAAATAAAGCATCCCCCGAATATCATCAGGTAGGTCCAATTTCATGGCCTTATTGGCCAATTTTTCACACTTTTTGGTCTCGCCTTTCTGCAATGCCAAACCCGAACGAATGAAGTAGTACATCCCATGATAACCAAATTGCAACCACTCTGGCTTAAACGTATAGGCCAACACTTTTTCGGCCCCCTCGGTATCGCCAATCTGCATTTTCATGGCCGCCGCATTTACGGTACCAATCAAAAAGTGCTTGACCAACAAAACAATAACGACCAACAAAGGCATCCAAGCCCAGGCAAAACCCACTGTCGGCCAAAGCCCTAGGGTCAAGGCCAAACAGGCAAAAAACAAAATTAGCTGTCGCTGAAAAGTGAAAAATTGAATGAAGGATAACATATTTCTCGTTTTACTATTTTCGTTAAGTGCCGCAAAGATACGAAAGCTTGGGCGCAGGACTGCTTTTTTTTTATTTTTTTGTCTGCTCCCCATTTTATAACTTTATTTTGATCTAGTTTTGGGGCTGCCCCTTCCGCTAGGTTGAAACCCAGCGCAAAGCGGTATCGCTTTGCGAAGCTACACAAAATGAGGGTTGAAACCCTCATGAATTATCGGTCGGGTCGGGCTGTGTCGTGGCTCGCAGGTCTGCTCGGCCCTGCAGTTTTTTCGCTACGCTCAAAAACTTGGGTCTGCGGCTGCGCCGCACCACTTTCCATCCCTCAGCCTGCGGGCGCTTCGCGCCCTGCTAAACGCAAATTATCTCCTTTTGGACCAAATTTCCATTTATGCTCAAACAAATTGAAGGCCTAGTGCTGCGCACGGTAGATTATAGCGAGAGTAGCGTCATCTGCGATCTATTTAGCCGAGAACTGGGCCGCCGCTCTTATATGGTGCATGGCGTCCGCAAGCCCAAAGCCAAAATTACCAAGGCCCTTTTGCGGCCCATGTCTTGGGTAGAATTAGTGGTTTACCATAATGAGGAGCGAGACCTCAATAAGGTTAAGGAGATTCGGCCTAGTTACATCTACCAAATCATTCCCTTTGATATTGCCCGCTCTAATATGGCCCTTTTTATGGTGGAGCTGGCCCAAAGAGGCCTACAAGAAGAGGGACCACAAGAGGAGCTTTATAATTTTTTGTGGGTTTACTTTAATCAGTTGGACCAAAAAGAGAGTCCCGCCTGGGCCAATTTACATCTGCATTTTATGGTCCATTTTGCGGCAGAATTGGGCTTTTGCCCCAGCCCTAGCTCCGCCCCCATTTTTGATTATAAAGAGGGAGAATTTGTACAAGAAAAACCCTTGCACCCCTATCATTTTGATGAAGAAAGCAGCCAGATTTTGGACCAACTCCTGCGTTTGAGTCGGCATCAATTGGCAGCGCTAAAGCTCAACCGCATCAAGCGGCAACATTTTATTGAGCAAATGATTTTATTTTATCGCTATCATTTGCCCAATTTTCAGCTCAAAAGTTGGGAGGTCCTCAAACAGATTATGGGCTAAATTGCGTTTTAGCTCGAGGCCCGAAGGGCCTCTTTTTTGGCCTAGCGATGCGGCGGGGTGGCCCGAAGGGCCAGACCAAGGAGCCGCAGGCGACGAAGGGCCGAGCAAGCCTGCGAGCCCCAAAGCGTAGCGCCCGCCGAAGGCGGGAGGCCCCAAAACAGTTAATGTCCCCTTTTTTCCATAAGGATCACATAGCGCATAAATACGCCCCAGGCCAGTAATTTGCAGACGATAAAGCCCACTTTGCCGTCGCGGAAACCCTGTTGAATGATGTAGTGCTTGAAGAAGCGGAAAGCGGGTTTGAGGTAGAGGTGGAAAAAGCCCACTTTGGGGGTTTTGCTAGCATAATCGCCGGCGGACCAATGGGCGTAGCGCTCCATTTTGGCCATAAAATGGCGCATACTTTTGAAGGTATAGTGCAAAAGGCGGCCCTTTAGCCAAGCGACTTTTCCCTTAGTGATAATTTCGGCATGCACCTCTTTTTCTTCATAGCGGCAAAGGTCGCGTTTAAAAAAGCGGATGACGGCATCATTTTGCCAGCCTGAAAAGCGGACCGCCTGTCCCATAAAATGGTTATCGCGGCCCATCCAGTAGGCAATAGGTCCTTGGGGGTCTTCGGCTTGGCTCATAATGGCCTTAATTTCGGCGACTAGATTTTCGCTAGGGCGTTCATCGGCATCTAGCAGCAGGATCCATTCATTTTTGGCTTGGGGAATCGCCCAATTTTTCTGGCTAGCCGAATTGCCATATTCTCTTTGAATAATTCGGGCGCCGGCTTTTTGGGCCAGGGCCAGGGTATCGTCCGTACTAAAAGAATCGACGACCAGCAGCTCATCGGCCCAGCTGACCAAAGGCAATAACTCTCGGAGATTATCGGCTTCGTTGAAAGTGGGAATCAGTACAGTAAGCGGGCGCATAATTAGATGATTTTATAATTTTGGTACTCGCCTACTCTTTTTCCCGTCATATTTTCGATTGTTCTAGAGAGGCGTTCTTTGAGAGAGAGTTTTGGGGGATTGGGCGAGAACTCCCAATTTAGGCGTTTGAGGCGTTGCTCCATCACTTTGGGGGCGGTCCCTTCAAAGCGTTTTACCGAATCAATTTCGGAATAATCGTATTCTCCTTCCTTTTGCATATTCTTCTCGATCCATTCATCGGAATGCCAGAATCGGTTAGAAGAAAGGCGTTTTTGGACCTGTTTTTCGGGGGGGCGCACCCAGCCGTAGTGATAAATATCGGCGGGGATGAGTTTGACCTTTAGCTTTTCGTCCTCTTTGGTTCTGAAGCCTTGAGCATCTTTATAGGAGCGAATATTTTTATCATTTCGGACCACTCGGATTTCTCGGCGGTACCATTTTCGGGAGTCGGCCACATAATCGTAGGAGCCCCAAAAATGTTGATAATTGAAGAGTAGGCCTTGCACCTCTTTATCGTTTAGGTATTGTTCCATGGCTTGGCGGACCGTAGGGATAAACTTTTCGTGAAGCACCTCATCGCCTTGGAGGTAGAACACCCAATCGCTATCGGGGCTAACGGCATCTAGGGCTTTATTGGTTTCTACGGCTAGGACCTTCCCGCCTTCGCGCAGGCTATCATCCCAGACCGAGGGAATAATTTTGAGTTTGGGGTCCTTAATTTGGGCCAAGAGCTCCTCGGTCCCATCTTCTGAGTTGCCAAAGAGAAGGATAAACTCATCGCAGAGCGGGAGGATGGATTGGATAGCTTCGAGGATGGGGTAATCAAATTTAACCGCATTTCTGACGAAGCTGATGCCAGTAACTTTCATAAACATTAGGATTAGATGGGTCCTTTAATGGGGCAAAGGTACAAAAAAAAGACCTCTAATAGCAGTTGCTAGAAGAGGTCTTTTGTATTATTGAGTCAAGCGGCTTAGAGCGTTTGCTTCACTTCTTTGATTTCGTAAACTTCGATTTCGTCGCCTTCACGGATACCGTCGAAATTGCGGATGGTTAGACCACATTCGAAGCCATTTTTAACTTCGGGGACACTATCCTTAAAGCGTTTGAGTGAGCTGAGTTCGCCATGTTGTCCTTCCTTTTTGGGGAAGATCACGATACCGTCGCGGATCACTCGGATATAGCTATTGCGGGTTACTTTACCAGATTGCACCATACAACCGGCAACTTTACCCACCTTAGAAATGCTAAATACGGTTTGGATAGCTACAGAACCAATAGTTTCTTCTACTTGCTTGGGTTCTAGCATACCTTCTAGGGCAGACTTTACTTCCTCGATAGCATCGTAGATAATAGAATAGGTCTTAATTTCCACTCCTTCTTGTTCAGATAGGCGGCGAGCAGATGGGTTGGGGCGCACTTGGAAGCCGATAATAATGGCATCTGAAGCGGCGGCAAGGTTTACATCAGACTCTGTAATTTGACCTACAGCTTTATAGATAATATTGGTTTGAATTTGCTCGGTAGAAAGTTTGAGCAAAGAATCAGAAAGTGCTTCTACAGAACCGTCCATATCTCCT
This genomic interval from Saprospira grandis contains the following:
- a CDS encoding glycosyl transferase, whose translation is MKVTGISFVRNAVKFDYPILEAIQSILPLCDEFILLFGNSEDGTEELLAQIKDPKLKIIPSVWDDSLREGGKVLAVETNKALDAVSPDSDWVFYLQGDEVLHEKFIPTVRQAMEQYLNDKEVQGLLFNYQHFWGSYDYVADSRKWYRREIRVVRNDKNIRSYKDAQGFRTKEDEKLKVKLIPADIYHYGWVRPPEKQVQKRLSSNRFWHSDEWIEKNMQKEGEYDYSEIDSVKRFEGTAPKVMEQRLKRLNWEFSPNPPKLSLKERLSRTIENMTGKRVGEYQNYKII